Genomic DNA from Halobaculum sp. MBLA0147:
GAGGAGTCGCCACTGTACGAGGACATGACGGCGCTGTCGTACCTCCGGTTCTTCGCGGACCTGTACGACGTGCCCCGCGACGTGGCGAACGAACGCATCGACGAGGCGCTGGACGAACTGGAGTTGGAACACCGCGACCGGCGGCTCGGCGACGTGTCGAAGGGCATGAAACGGAAGGTCGCCATCGCCCGCTCGCTGGTGAACGACCCGGAGGTGTTGGTGTACGACGAGCCCGCGTCGGGGCTGGACCCGCTCACGACCAACTACGTGTTGGAGTTCACCCGCGAGTTGGCGGACCGCGGGAAGACGGTGCTCTTCTCGGCGCACAACCTCTACCACGTCGAGTCGATCTGTGACCGGATCGTCATCATGAACGAGGGGGAGATCGTCGCCCGTGGTACCGTCGAGGAGATCCGCGCGGCGTACGGCGAGACCACGTACCGCGTGTACACGACGGTCGCGCTGCCGGAGACGGAGCCGACCGACGACGGCCACGTCGCCGTCGTCGACACGATGGCCGAGGTGGAGGCGATCCGCGAGGCGGCCGCCGACGCCGGTGGCACCGTCGTCGACATCCGCACGGACGAGTCGACGCTGGAGGAGATCTTCCTCGACGTGGCCGGCCAGCCGATGCCCGGGAGTCGACGGGTGGGGCCGGACGAGTCGGTGACGGAGCGGGCGAGTCGCGGCGGCGACGAGGGTGGTGGCGACGAGAGCGGTGGGGAAGCGGACGGCGACGACGGGGATCTCGGCTCTGCGAGGACCGACGACACCGCGGAGACGAGCGCCGAGGCGGACCAGACGGAGGAGGGATCGGTGGCCGACGAGCGCGTCAGGACGGACGGCGCGC
This window encodes:
- a CDS encoding ATP-binding cassette domain-containing protein encodes the protein MIRVDGLRKVYDDFVAVADSSFEVAPGEIFGVVGPNGAGKTTTLKSVAGLLEPTAGEVELAGEPASDPATRSQLGFLPEESPLYEDMTALSYLRFFADLYDVPRDVANERIDEALDELELEHRDRRLGDVSKGMKRKVAIARSLVNDPEVLVYDEPASGLDPLTTNYVLEFTRELADRGKTVLFSAHNLYHVESICDRIVIMNEGEIVARGTVEEIRAAYGETTYRVYTTVALPETEPTDDGHVAVVDTMAEVEAIREAAADAGGTVVDIRTDESTLEEIFLDVAGQPMPGSRRVGPDESVTERASRGGDEGGGDESGGEADGDDGDLGSARTDDTAETSAEADQTEEGSVADERVRTDGAREDGE